In Phenylobacterium koreense, one DNA window encodes the following:
- the pheT gene encoding phenylalanine--tRNA ligase subunit beta: protein MKFTLSWLKDHLDTDASVQQVVDAMTMAGLEVEHVDDPASKLAAFSVGKIVEAVQHPNADRLRVCQVDTKDGRLEIVCGAPNARAGITIVYAPIGAYVPGLGVTLVEKPVRGVVSNGMLCSASELEVASESDGIMELPDSLAVGTPVAQALGLEAVIDFEVTPNRPDWLGVVGIARDLAAAGLGKLKDVSVAPVAGKFANPVEIRLDGSDGCRQFAGRLIRGVKNGPSPAWLQQKLTSIGLRPINALVDVTNLISYDRARPLHVYDAAKLAGGFIEARAGKDGESVEALDGKTYAVTPEITVIADGSGVIGLGGVMGGTSTGCSDETTDVFVESAWFDPIRIAQTGRTTGITSDAQYRFARTVDPASQVPGLELATKLILELCGGEPSEVTVVGEAPAAPGPIAFDRGYVRQLSGLDLPSERIDQILADLGFKLDGDAVTPPTWRRDVEGKADLVEEVARIEGYDALPATPLPEVPPAAGGVLTARQGRMRAGRRAMAAKGYAETITWSFCKREVATLFGGGQDELVVTNPIASDLDCMRPSILPNLIDAAGRNARRGFPDVALFEIGPFYKGDQPADQMTAISAVVAPHAPRRWDGVTADALYELKGDVLSLLDDLGAPTGSLQVSQAGLSDWWHPGRAGALRLGKNTLVEFGEIHPRILKALDVEGPVLGFELVLDNLPEPKKKATKTKAALELSPLMPLSRDFAFVVAEDVAAADLTKAVAGADKALIKEARVFDVYRGTGVPEGFKSVAVEILVQPREKTLTEAEIEALSAKVVAAAEKATGAKLRA, encoded by the coding sequence ATGAAGTTCACGTTGTCCTGGTTGAAAGACCACCTCGACACCGACGCCAGCGTCCAGCAGGTCGTCGACGCCATGACCATGGCCGGCCTCGAGGTCGAGCATGTGGATGATCCGGCCTCCAAGCTGGCCGCCTTCTCGGTCGGCAAGATCGTCGAGGCCGTGCAGCACCCCAACGCCGACCGCCTGCGCGTCTGCCAGGTGGACACCAAGGACGGGCGGCTGGAGATCGTCTGCGGCGCGCCGAACGCGCGGGCCGGCATCACCATCGTCTACGCCCCGATCGGCGCCTATGTGCCCGGCCTCGGCGTGACCCTGGTCGAGAAGCCGGTGCGGGGCGTGGTGTCCAACGGCATGCTCTGCTCGGCGTCCGAGCTCGAGGTCGCCTCCGAATCCGACGGGATCATGGAACTGCCCGACAGCCTGGCGGTCGGGACGCCGGTGGCCCAGGCCCTGGGCCTTGAGGCGGTGATCGACTTCGAGGTGACGCCGAACCGTCCCGACTGGCTGGGCGTCGTCGGCATCGCCCGCGACCTGGCCGCTGCAGGCCTCGGCAAGCTGAAGGACGTCTCGGTCGCGCCGGTGGCGGGCAAGTTCGCCAACCCGGTCGAGATCCGCCTGGACGGCTCGGACGGGTGCCGCCAGTTCGCCGGCCGCCTGATCCGCGGGGTGAAGAACGGCCCCTCGCCGGCCTGGCTGCAGCAGAAACTGACCTCGATCGGCCTTCGGCCCATCAACGCGCTGGTCGACGTCACGAACCTGATTTCCTACGACCGCGCCCGGCCGCTGCACGTCTATGACGCGGCCAAGCTGGCCGGCGGCTTCATCGAGGCCCGCGCCGGCAAGGACGGCGAGAGCGTCGAGGCCCTGGATGGCAAGACCTATGCGGTGACGCCCGAGATCACCGTCATCGCCGACGGCTCCGGCGTCATCGGCCTGGGCGGCGTGATGGGCGGAACCTCGACCGGCTGCTCGGACGAGACCACCGACGTCTTCGTGGAAAGCGCCTGGTTCGACCCCATCCGCATCGCCCAGACCGGCCGGACGACCGGCATCACCTCGGACGCGCAGTACCGCTTCGCGCGCACCGTGGACCCGGCCAGCCAGGTCCCGGGGCTGGAGCTTGCGACCAAGCTGATCCTGGAACTCTGCGGCGGCGAGCCTTCCGAAGTCACCGTGGTCGGCGAGGCGCCGGCTGCGCCGGGCCCGATCGCCTTCGACCGCGGCTATGTCCGCCAGCTTTCGGGCCTGGACCTGCCCAGCGAGCGGATCGACCAGATCCTGGCCGACCTCGGTTTCAAGCTGGACGGCGATGCGGTGACGCCGCCCACCTGGCGTCGCGACGTGGAGGGGAAGGCCGACCTGGTGGAGGAAGTGGCGCGGATCGAGGGCTATGACGCCCTGCCCGCCACGCCCCTGCCCGAGGTTCCGCCGGCCGCCGGCGGCGTGCTGACCGCCCGCCAGGGGCGCATGCGTGCCGGCCGCCGGGCCATGGCCGCCAAGGGCTATGCCGAGACCATCACCTGGAGCTTCTGCAAGCGCGAGGTCGCGACGCTGTTCGGCGGCGGGCAGGACGAGCTGGTGGTCACCAACCCGATCGCTTCGGACCTCGACTGCATGCGTCCGTCGATCTTGCCGAACCTGATCGACGCGGCCGGCCGCAACGCACGGCGCGGCTTCCCGGACGTGGCGCTGTTCGAGATCGGCCCATTCTACAAGGGCGACCAGCCGGCCGACCAGATGACCGCCATCAGCGCCGTGGTGGCGCCGCACGCGCCACGCCGCTGGGACGGTGTGACGGCCGATGCGCTCTACGAGTTGAAGGGAGACGTGCTGTCCCTGCTGGACGACCTGGGCGCGCCGACCGGCTCGCTGCAGGTCTCGCAAGCCGGCCTGTCGGACTGGTGGCATCCGGGCCGGGCCGGCGCCCTGCGCCTGGGCAAGAACACCCTGGTCGAGTTCGGCGAGATCCATCCGCGCATCCTCAAGGCGCTGGACGTCGAGGGGCCGGTGCTGGGCTTCGAGCTGGTGCTCGACAACCTGCCCGAGCCGAAGAAGAAGGCGACCAAGACCAAGGCGGCGCTGGAACTCTCCCCGCTGATGCCGCTGAGCCGTGACTTCGCCTTCGTGGTGGCCGAGGACGTCGCCGCGGCGGACCTGACCAAGGCCGTGGCCGGCGCCGACAAGGCGCTGATCAAGGAGGCGCGGGTGTTCGACGTCTATCGCGGGACCGGCGTGCCGGAAGGCTTCAAGTCGGTGGCGGTCGAGATCCTGGTCCAGCCGCGGGAGAAGACCCTTACCGAGGCCGAGATCGAGGCGCTGTCGGCCAAGGTGGTCGCGGCGGCCGAGAAGGCGACCGGCGCCAAGCTGCGCGCCTGA
- a CDS encoding alpha/beta fold hydrolase, with amino-acid sequence MRPISDTKWLHVHTPAGDEFVFVARPEIKDRSKAAVVLIHDLFSTPGAMADWFGRLEPEAEVVLAGLPGHGKAPRFSEGGWTNLITAYARSIDTILPGRRVLVVGAGLGGTIALALAAHRRACVALDPLLSTAGLWPLEARIRAGEARGEALDPDFLFTTIGWRDGAIAENRDYGELLDRIRAPVFVLSGSVPLGEPRDSPAPSLMDGAAHARLAAYPAIRMETLAGCGHDLLREAPEACRELILGELARA; translated from the coding sequence GTGCGACCGATCAGCGATACCAAGTGGCTGCACGTCCACACGCCTGCGGGCGACGAGTTCGTCTTCGTCGCCCGGCCGGAGATCAAGGATCGCAGCAAGGCGGCCGTGGTGCTCATCCACGACCTCTTTTCCACGCCTGGCGCGATGGCCGACTGGTTCGGCCGGCTGGAGCCCGAGGCCGAGGTCGTGCTGGCGGGACTGCCGGGCCATGGCAAGGCGCCGAGGTTCTCCGAGGGGGGCTGGACCAACCTGATCACAGCCTACGCCCGCAGCATCGACACCATCCTTCCGGGCCGTCGAGTGCTGGTGGTCGGCGCAGGCCTGGGCGGGACCATCGCCCTGGCGCTCGCCGCCCATCGCCGGGCCTGTGTGGCCCTGGATCCCCTGCTTTCCACCGCCGGCCTGTGGCCGCTGGAGGCCCGCATCCGCGCCGGTGAGGCCAGGGGCGAGGCCCTCGACCCCGACTTCCTCTTCACGACCATCGGCTGGCGGGACGGCGCCATCGCGGAGAACCGCGACTATGGGGAACTGCTCGACCGCATCCGCGCGCCGGTGTTCGTGCTTTCGGGAAGCGTCCCGCTCGGCGAGCCGCGCGACAGCCCGGCCCCTTCGCTGATGGACGGCGCGGCGCACGCGCGCCTGGCCGCCTATCCAGCCATCCGGATGGAGACCCTGGCCGGTTGCGGCCACGACCTGCTGCGCGAGGCGCCCGAGGCCTGTCGCGAGCTCATCTTGGGCGAACTCGCCCGCGCCTGA
- a CDS encoding DUF1134 domain-containing protein translates to MDRRTLIVSGLATAGVAGCASAQSTAPGSLPPPSPSATANPSYSTGQAETYSRDEIVNNVSDFLGVTAEAAGGAIERVFQDNGRPTAYVAGEEGSAAIVGGARYGRGLLYMKNRQPIEVFWQGPSVGWDFGGNASRVFTLCYNLHYPEVIFQRFPGVEGSAYLIGGLGVNYLRSDDITLAPIRAGVGLRLGANVGYLGFSRTRRFLPF, encoded by the coding sequence ATGGATCGCCGCACGCTTATCGTTTCAGGGCTCGCCACCGCCGGAGTCGCCGGGTGCGCCAGCGCCCAATCGACCGCCCCGGGCTCGTTGCCTCCGCCGTCGCCCAGCGCGACCGCCAATCCCAGCTATTCGACCGGCCAGGCCGAGACCTACAGCCGCGACGAGATCGTCAACAACGTCTCCGATTTCCTCGGCGTCACGGCCGAGGCCGCCGGCGGGGCGATCGAGCGGGTTTTCCAGGATAACGGCCGTCCCACCGCCTACGTCGCGGGTGAGGAGGGCAGCGCGGCCATCGTCGGCGGCGCCCGCTACGGCCGCGGCCTGCTCTACATGAAGAACCGCCAGCCCATCGAGGTGTTCTGGCAGGGCCCGTCCGTAGGCTGGGACTTCGGCGGCAACGCCAGCCGCGTCTTCACCCTCTGCTACAACCTCCACTACCCGGAAGTGATTTTCCAACGCTTCCCGGGGGTCGAGGGCTCGGCCTATCTGATCGGCGGCCTGGGCGTGAACTACCTGCGCTCCGACGACATCACCCTGGCGCCGATCCGCGCTGGCGTGGGGCTGCGACTCGGCGCGAATGTCGGCTATCTGGGCTTCAGCAGGACGCGTCGCTTCCTGCCCTTCTAA
- the lepA gene encoding translation elongation factor 4, producing MTTPLSRIRNFSIVAHIDHGKSTLSDRLIQETGALSQREMKEQVLDNMEIERERGITIKAQTVRLHYRARDGEEYVLNLMDTPGHVDFAYEVSRSLAACEGSILVVDASQGVEAQTLANVYQAIDNNHEIVPVLNKIDLPAAEPDRVRQQIEDVIGIDASDAVECSAKTGVGIADVLEAVVTRLPPPKGDRDAPLKALLVDAWYDPYLGVVVLVRIFDGVLKAGQRVRMMNAGATYQVDRIGVFRPKQTEVAELGPGEVGYITAQIKQVSDAAVGDTITDEKRQTAAALTGFREVQPVVFCGLFPVDAADFEDLRAAIGRLRLNDASFSYEMETSAALGFGFRCGFLGLLHLEIIQERLSREFDLDLIATAPSVVYKIAMTDGAVIDLHNPADMPDPVKIESISEPWIKATILTPDEYLGSVIKLCQDRRGEQRELSYVGARALVVYDLPLNEVVFDFYDRLKSVSKGYASFDYQIEGYREGDLVKMSILVNSEPVDALSMLVHRSRAETRGRSMVERMKDLIPQHMFQIPIQAAIGGRIVARETIRALRKDVTAKCYGGDMSRKRKLLDKQKEGKKRMRQFGKVEIPQEAFIAALKMDAD from the coding sequence ATGACGACGCCCCTTTCCCGCATCCGCAACTTCTCGATCGTGGCCCACATCGACCACGGGAAGTCGACCCTGTCCGACCGGCTCATCCAGGAGACCGGCGCGCTCAGCCAGCGCGAGATGAAGGAGCAGGTGCTCGACAACATGGAGATCGAGCGCGAGCGCGGCATCACCATCAAGGCGCAGACTGTGCGCCTGCATTATCGCGCGCGCGACGGCGAGGAATACGTCCTCAACCTGATGGACACTCCCGGCCACGTCGACTTCGCCTACGAGGTCTCGCGCAGCCTGGCCGCGTGCGAAGGCTCGATCCTGGTGGTGGACGCCTCGCAGGGGGTCGAAGCCCAGACCCTGGCCAACGTCTACCAGGCGATCGACAACAACCACGAGATCGTGCCGGTCCTGAACAAGATCGACCTGCCCGCCGCCGAGCCTGATCGCGTGCGCCAGCAGATCGAAGACGTCATCGGCATCGACGCGTCCGACGCGGTGGAGTGCTCGGCCAAGACCGGCGTCGGCATCGCCGACGTGCTGGAGGCGGTGGTGACCCGCCTGCCCCCGCCCAAGGGCGACCGCGACGCGCCGCTGAAGGCGCTGCTGGTCGACGCCTGGTACGACCCCTATCTCGGCGTCGTGGTGCTGGTGCGCATCTTCGACGGCGTTCTGAAGGCCGGCCAGCGGGTGCGCATGATGAACGCCGGGGCGACCTATCAGGTCGACCGCATCGGCGTGTTCCGGCCCAAGCAGACCGAGGTGGCCGAGCTCGGCCCGGGTGAGGTCGGCTACATCACCGCCCAGATCAAGCAGGTGTCCGACGCCGCCGTCGGCGACACCATCACCGACGAGAAGCGCCAGACCGCCGCGGCGCTCACCGGCTTCCGCGAGGTGCAGCCGGTGGTGTTCTGCGGCCTCTTCCCGGTGGACGCGGCCGACTTCGAGGACCTGCGCGCCGCCATCGGCCGGCTGCGCCTGAACGACGCCAGCTTCTCCTACGAGATGGAGACCTCCGCGGCCCTGGGCTTCGGCTTCCGCTGCGGGTTCCTCGGCCTGCTGCACCTGGAGATCATCCAGGAACGGCTGTCGCGCGAATTCGACCTGGACCTGATCGCGACCGCGCCGAGCGTGGTCTACAAGATCGCGATGACCGACGGCGCGGTCATCGACCTGCACAACCCCGCCGACATGCCCGACCCGGTGAAGATCGAATCGATCAGCGAGCCGTGGATCAAGGCGACGATTCTGACACCGGACGAGTACCTCGGCTCGGTCATCAAGCTCTGCCAGGACCGCCGCGGCGAGCAGCGGGAGCTGTCCTATGTCGGCGCCCGGGCCCTGGTGGTCTACGACCTGCCGCTGAACGAGGTGGTGTTCGACTTCTACGACCGCCTGAAGAGCGTCTCGAAGGGCTACGCCTCCTTCGACTACCAGATCGAGGGCTATCGCGAGGGCGACCTTGTGAAGATGTCGATCCTGGTCAATTCCGAGCCGGTGGACGCGCTGTCCATGCTGGTCCACCGCAGCCGCGCCGAGACGCGGGGCCGCTCCATGGTCGAACGGATGAAGGACCTGATCCCGCAGCACATGTTCCAGATCCCGATCCAGGCGGCGATCGGCGGCCGGATCGTCGCCCGCGAGACCATCCGGGCGCTGCGCAAGGACGTGACGGCCAAGTGCTATGGCGGCGACATGAGCCGCAAGCGCAAGCTCCTCGACAAGCAGAAGGAGGGGAAGAAGCGCATGCGGCAGTTCGGCAAGGTCGAGATCCCGCAGGAAGCCTTCATCGCCGCCCTGAAGATGGACGCCGACTAG
- a CDS encoding DUF2784 family protein, whose amino-acid sequence MSGTVVAALMLALHLAVIAFNLFGLVAIPLGAWRGWRFVRARGWRLLHLASLAVVALQAVLGRACFLTIWQDEAGGGVERPPLIARTINSLIYWPLPLWVFTAAYMAVFAYVLALWFLVPPRPSRRPSSGRR is encoded by the coding sequence ATGAGCGGGACGGTTGTCGCAGCCCTCATGCTGGCCCTGCACCTGGCGGTGATCGCCTTCAACCTGTTCGGCCTGGTCGCCATTCCGCTGGGCGCCTGGAGAGGCTGGCGCTTCGTGCGCGCCCGCGGCTGGCGGCTGCTGCACCTTGCCTCCCTCGCCGTGGTGGCGCTGCAGGCGGTGCTTGGCCGCGCCTGCTTCCTGACCATCTGGCAGGACGAGGCCGGCGGCGGCGTCGAGAGGCCGCCTCTGATCGCACGGACGATCAACAGCCTGATCTACTGGCCCCTGCCGCTATGGGTGTTCACCGCGGCCTATATGGCGGTCTTCGCGTATGTCCTGGCCCTGTGGTTCCTGGTTCCGCCCAGGCCTAGTCGGCGTCCATCTTCAGGGCGGCGATGA